In one window of Vallitalea okinawensis DNA:
- a CDS encoding FliA/WhiG family RNA polymerase sigma factor: MPDKNIEKIWIEYKKTHSSDSKEKLIEEYVSLVKYVAGRLNIYLGNNVEYDDLLGYGYFGLIDALDKYDLNKGVKFETYASLRIRGAILDNIRKIDWVPRSLRQKQKDLEKAYTSLEIELGRPATDVEVAAQLNMNMKEFNKLVSDTNISNLVSLEDYVEQHNGNHFNLKDNSEYQPEKVMEKNETIHILGDMIDLLPEKEQIVITLYYYEELTLKEISLILGVSESRISQLHSKALSRLRGKLAFIRN, encoded by the coding sequence ATGCCAGATAAAAATATTGAGAAAATATGGATTGAGTATAAAAAAACTCATAGTAGCGATAGTAAAGAAAAGCTTATAGAGGAATACGTATCATTAGTTAAGTATGTAGCTGGCCGACTTAATATTTATCTTGGTAACAATGTTGAATATGATGACTTACTTGGATACGGTTATTTTGGACTTATTGACGCATTGGATAAGTATGATTTAAACAAGGGTGTTAAATTTGAGACATATGCTTCACTTCGTATAAGAGGTGCTATTTTAGACAATATAAGAAAGATTGATTGGGTACCCCGATCCTTGAGACAGAAGCAAAAAGATCTAGAAAAAGCATATACATCTCTTGAAATAGAACTTGGCCGACCAGCCACAGATGTAGAAGTTGCAGCCCAACTCAATATGAATATGAAAGAATTCAATAAATTAGTTTCCGATACCAATATATCCAATCTTGTATCCTTAGAGGATTATGTTGAGCAGCATAATGGTAATCACTTTAATTTAAAAGATAATTCAGAATATCAACCAGAAAAAGTCATGGAAAAAAATGAAACGATTCATATACTTGGTGATATGATTGATCTTTTACCTGAAAAAGAGCAAATTGTTATTACACTCTATTATTATGAAGAATTGACTTTAAAAGAAATTAGTCTTATACTTGGCGTATCAGAATCCCGTATTTCTCAGTTACACTCAAAGGCTTTATCTCGATTACGTGGTAAATTAGCTTTTATTCGCAATTAA
- a CDS encoding chemotaxis protein CheD, with protein sequence MSTVIKVGMADLKTCKYPDRLTTLGLGSCVGIVLYDPITKIGGLAHAMLPDSKLINNNQNIAKFVDTGSKKLLDDMIRLGANKNRIRAKLAGGAQMFKFDTSSDLMKIGYRNAQAAKANLAELGITIVAEDTGENYGRTIELNTENGDLIVKSIGKGIKTI encoded by the coding sequence GTGAGTACTGTAATTAAAGTAGGAATGGCAGACTTAAAAACATGTAAATACCCAGACCGTTTGACAACACTTGGACTGGGTTCTTGTGTTGGAATAGTACTGTATGACCCTATTACTAAAATAGGCGGGTTAGCACATGCTATGTTGCCGGATAGTAAACTCATCAATAATAACCAAAATATCGCCAAATTTGTTGACACTGGATCCAAAAAACTACTTGATGACATGATTAGACTTGGAGCAAATAAGAACAGAATCAGGGCTAAACTAGCAGGTGGTGCCCAAATGTTCAAATTCGACACAAGCAGTGATTTAATGAAAATAGGATACAGAAATGCTCAAGCAGCAAAAGCAAACTTAGCTGAGTTAGGGATAACTATTGTCGCAGAAGATACAGGGGAAAACTATGGGCGGACCATAGAGCTTAATACAGAAAATGGAGATCTCATTGTTAAAAGTATCGGTAAGGGGATAAAGACCATTTAA
- a CDS encoding chemotaxis protein CheC, producing the protein MEQYTYDDLNNMQIDVLKELGNIGAGNAVTALSSLINQKVDMATPKVNILDFKDVANVLGGEERQVAAVLLNVTGDVNGIMMFVLDIADATRLVNLLMGMESTDDKLSEMQISALQEIGNIIAGAYLNSLAQLTNKKMIASVPYLAMDMAAAILSVPAIEFGKIGDTVLLIQTDFGDEVDKVQGYFLFVPDIDSINIVLGSLGVI; encoded by the coding sequence ATGGAGCAATATACTTATGACGACTTAAATAATATGCAGATTGATGTTCTAAAGGAATTGGGTAATATTGGTGCAGGTAATGCTGTAACGGCTTTATCCAGTTTGATTAATCAAAAAGTAGACATGGCCACTCCTAAAGTCAATATTTTAGACTTTAAAGATGTAGCTAATGTCTTAGGTGGTGAAGAGAGGCAAGTTGCTGCCGTCTTATTAAATGTCACTGGTGATGTTAATGGCATCATGATGTTTGTATTAGACATAGCAGATGCTACACGACTTGTTAATCTGCTAATGGGAATGGAATCAACAGATGATAAACTTAGTGAAATGCAGATTTCTGCATTACAGGAGATAGGGAACATTATTGCGGGGGCTTATTTAAACTCTTTAGCGCAGCTTACAAATAAGAAAATGATTGCATCAGTTCCTTATTTGGCTATGGACATGGCAGCAGCCATACTAAGTGTTCCAGCGATAGAATTTGGTAAAATTGGTGATACAGTATTATTAATACAAACAGATTTTGGTGATGAAGTTGATAAAGTACAAGGTTATTTTCTCTTTGTGCCTGACATAGACTCCATTAATATTGTGTTAGGTTCTTTAGGGGTCATATAA
- a CDS encoding chemotaxis protein CheW, translated as MEQKQYVIVRLDQEIYGVDIQQVQVIERLSRITRVPQAPTFIKGVINLRGDIIPVMSLRDKLNMGVDDYTNDTRIIIVKTKKNVMGLIVDEVKEVMDLDTSDMENVHEFSSKINSEYIKALGKVDGDIVVILNVSGLVDNN; from the coding sequence ATGGAACAAAAACAATATGTCATAGTAAGATTAGACCAAGAAATATATGGTGTAGATATACAGCAAGTACAAGTTATTGAGCGATTATCACGGATAACTCGTGTACCTCAAGCGCCTACCTTTATTAAGGGGGTAATCAACTTAAGAGGCGATATTATACCTGTGATGAGTCTTCGTGATAAGCTTAATATGGGTGTAGATGACTATACCAATGATACACGTATTATCATAGTGAAGACGAAGAAAAATGTTATGGGTTTAATTGTTGATGAAGTTAAAGAGGTTATGGATTTAGACACTTCTGATATGGAAAATGTTCATGAATTCTCAAGTAAAATCAATTCAGAGTACATAAAAGCCCTTGGAAAAGTAGACGGTGATATTGTTGTCATTTTAAATGTTAGTGGTTTAGTGGACAATAATTAA
- a CDS encoding chemotaxis protein CheA, producing the protein MDMEQYLDIFIEEAKEHLQNLNESILELENNPEDENLINEIFRIAHTIKGMAGTMGFTKMQKLTHDMENVLSEIRNGSFKVTTVLIDVLFKSLDALEGYNEEIASTGSEGAEEHNDLIRILNEILEGTYEAAAAVEVVAEPVVEEVQTLEDEENEYEKKFTQVNFDNYVRGTVVQAKSQNFNFFGLTVYISPKCVLKSARAFVLFKALEEIGEIVKTIPEVQDIEDEKFDLDISLFVLTKESKEKVLSVVENLSEIEKVLIDEAEIKEEVVEKVVDKQATKEEKTVKEKKEKPKTAKTVRVDIERLDILMNLASELIIIKNSLENIDGLKQNSSFNESVEYLERITTNLHDAVMKVRMVPVEQVFNRFPRMVRDLSKKLNKEIKLEMSGKETELDRTVIDEIGDPLLHLLRNAADHGLETPGERVAKGKNKEGHMKLRAFQDGNNVLIEVKDDGKGINLDKIKEKAINNGLISSTEVENLKKEQIMDFLFMPSFSTAKEVTDVSGRGVGLDVVKTKIQALGGSIEVDTEPGKGSTFTIRLPLTLAIIQALMVNIGLEKYAVPLNTIQTIEKIDSKDIKMVQNNEVIILRNKVIPIIRLDEILHVKKDQEDQDAITVVIVKKGEKLAGFVVDDLIGQQEIVIKSLGKYLSNIKLIAGATILGDGEVALILDINSLV; encoded by the coding sequence ATGGATATGGAACAATATTTAGATATTTTTATTGAGGAAGCTAAAGAGCATTTACAGAATCTCAATGAGAGTATTCTTGAACTTGAAAACAATCCAGAAGATGAAAACTTAATTAATGAAATCTTTAGAATTGCACATACCATCAAAGGTATGGCGGGAACCATGGGTTTTACAAAAATGCAAAAATTAACTCATGATATGGAGAATGTCTTATCAGAAATAAGAAATGGTAGTTTTAAAGTTACAACGGTATTAATTGATGTTTTATTTAAGTCCCTTGATGCTTTAGAAGGGTATAATGAGGAGATTGCTTCAACAGGTTCTGAAGGTGCTGAAGAGCATAATGATCTTATACGTATACTTAATGAAATACTTGAAGGTACATATGAGGCTGCTGCAGCTGTAGAGGTGGTTGCTGAGCCAGTAGTGGAAGAAGTACAAACATTGGAAGATGAAGAAAATGAGTATGAAAAGAAGTTTACCCAAGTTAATTTTGATAATTATGTAAGGGGAACTGTTGTACAAGCTAAATCTCAAAACTTCAATTTCTTTGGGTTAACTGTGTATATATCACCAAAGTGTGTTTTAAAGTCTGCAAGAGCATTTGTTCTTTTTAAGGCATTAGAAGAGATCGGCGAGATTGTTAAGACAATACCTGAAGTTCAGGATATTGAAGATGAAAAGTTCGATTTAGATATTTCCCTCTTTGTATTAACTAAAGAATCTAAAGAGAAAGTACTCAGTGTCGTAGAAAATCTATCTGAAATAGAAAAAGTTTTAATTGATGAAGCGGAGATTAAAGAAGAAGTTGTTGAGAAGGTAGTTGATAAACAAGCTACAAAAGAAGAGAAAACTGTAAAAGAAAAGAAAGAGAAGCCTAAAACAGCAAAAACTGTTCGTGTTGATATCGAACGCTTGGACATCTTAATGAATTTAGCCAGCGAGCTTATTATCATTAAGAACTCTCTCGAGAACATAGATGGATTAAAGCAAAACAGTAGTTTTAATGAATCTGTAGAATATCTTGAAAGAATTACTACTAATCTTCATGATGCAGTAATGAAAGTTCGAATGGTACCAGTTGAGCAAGTCTTCAACCGTTTCCCGAGAATGGTTCGAGACCTATCCAAAAAACTCAACAAAGAAATTAAGCTTGAGATGTCTGGTAAAGAAACAGAGCTTGACCGAACTGTTATTGATGAAATAGGAGATCCGCTATTACATCTTTTAAGAAATGCAGCCGATCATGGTCTAGAGACCCCTGGGGAAAGGGTAGCCAAAGGTAAAAACAAAGAAGGTCATATGAAACTTCGAGCTTTCCAAGATGGTAATAACGTGCTTATTGAAGTAAAAGATGATGGTAAAGGCATTAATTTAGATAAGATTAAAGAGAAAGCTATCAATAATGGGCTTATCAGTTCGACTGAAGTAGAAAATCTTAAGAAAGAACAAATTATGGACTTCTTATTCATGCCTAGTTTCAGTACAGCGAAGGAAGTTACAGATGTTTCTGGTAGAGGCGTTGGTTTAGATGTGGTTAAGACTAAAATCCAAGCTTTAGGAGGAAGCATTGAAGTTGATACAGAACCAGGTAAAGGAAGTACCTTCACGATTCGTTTACCATTAACTTTAGCGATTATTCAAGCTTTAATGGTGAACATTGGATTAGAGAAATATGCAGTTCCATTAAATACTATCCAAACAATAGAAAAAATTGATTCTAAGGACATTAAAATGGTCCAAAATAATGAAGTTATTATTTTAAGAAACAAGGTTATACCAATTATTCGATTAGATGAAATCTTACATGTGAAGAAGGATCAAGAAGATCAAGATGCAATTACAGTTGTTATTGTTAAAAAGGGTGAAAAACTTGCAGGCTTTGTTGTGGATGACTTAATTGGTCAGCAAGAGATTGTTATTAAGTCTCTTGGTAAATACCTAAGCAACATTAAATTAATCGCTGGGGCAACAATTTTAGGTGATGGTGAGGTTGCATTAATTCTTGATATTAATTCACTTGTATAG
- a CDS encoding protein-glutamate methylesterase/protein-glutamine glutaminase, whose protein sequence is MTEKIKVVVVDDSAFMRKILSDLIMSDGRCDVIGKASNGLEAIEVIKNNKPDVITVDVEMPKMNGIEMLKELYKTDKIPAIMISSITTEGAKETLEALSLGAVDFITKPENIFSINSEEIKNDLISKVVTAANIPSWKIAKSQFKIQAKPIQVKQDKNLDMSVFSDHIDQLVTIGTSTGGPKALQTVISHINKGFNAPILIVQHMPKGFTASLASRLDTMSEIHVKEAEDGEILKKGVAYIAPGDKHMVIKRMSTYKYKILLDDSEKVRGHKPSCDVMMTSVANEFKHHTIDVIMTGMGADGSLGLKELTTKLKSYVIAQDKDSCVVFGMPKAAIDLGLANEVTDLKNISHILNDKIGVI, encoded by the coding sequence ATGACAGAAAAGATAAAAGTAGTTGTTGTTGACGACTCAGCATTTATGAGAAAGATTCTCTCCGATCTCATCATGTCAGACGGAAGATGTGATGTCATCGGTAAAGCTTCTAATGGGCTTGAAGCTATTGAAGTGATTAAGAATAATAAACCTGATGTTATTACAGTTGATGTGGAAATGCCCAAAATGAATGGGATTGAAATGTTGAAGGAATTATACAAGACTGATAAAATCCCTGCAATTATGATCAGTTCAATAACTACTGAGGGAGCAAAAGAAACCTTAGAAGCCTTAAGTTTAGGAGCAGTTGACTTTATTACAAAACCAGAAAATATATTTAGTATTAATTCAGAGGAAATTAAAAATGATTTGATATCTAAGGTTGTGACAGCTGCTAATATTCCTTCATGGAAGATTGCAAAATCACAATTTAAAATACAAGCTAAACCTATACAAGTTAAGCAAGATAAAAACCTTGATATGAGTGTTTTTAGTGATCACATTGATCAATTAGTCACAATTGGGACTTCAACAGGTGGACCGAAAGCCTTACAAACAGTTATTAGTCATATTAATAAAGGATTTAATGCACCAATACTTATTGTACAACATATGCCAAAAGGTTTCACAGCCTCATTAGCTTCACGATTAGATACTATGAGTGAAATACATGTGAAAGAAGCAGAAGATGGTGAGATACTGAAAAAAGGTGTTGCTTATATCGCACCTGGGGATAAGCATATGGTCATTAAACGTATGAGTACTTATAAGTATAAGATATTGCTAGACGACTCTGAAAAAGTAAGAGGTCATAAACCTTCATGTGATGTTATGATGACTTCTGTTGCCAATGAATTTAAGCATCATACTATTGATGTTATTATGACTGGAATGGGAGCCGATGGCAGTTTAGGTCTAAAGGAATTAACAACAAAGTTAAAGAGTTATGTTATAGCGCAAGATAAAGATTCCTGTGTAGTTTTTGGGATGCCAAAGGCTGCTATAGATCTTGGCCTTGCTAATGAAGTAACTGATTTAAAGAATATTAGCCATATACTTAATGATAAAATTGGGGTGATATAA
- a CDS encoding flagellar brake protein translates to MLENIFQPGDKVKIYPVHKKGETYYLSQVEEIKGEEILISAPIKLGRVLPLSVGKGYTFDIYTDQAIYRTNPEIVKRSREGNLFLLHIKIDVDDMRKIQRRNYFRIDCLVPIKITDYIIEGPKKELINDLPEEAVIVNISGGGFKFLTKNQYEKGTTIKLQMELEIRDELVEVFVEGTVIDSESLYDASKRYVNRVKIINISPRHREQIIRYVFEQQVKQKGK, encoded by the coding sequence ATGCTAGAAAATATTTTTCAACCCGGTGATAAAGTTAAAATATACCCTGTTCATAAAAAGGGTGAAACTTATTATCTTAGTCAAGTAGAAGAAATTAAGGGTGAGGAAATTTTAATATCAGCCCCAATAAAGCTTGGTCGTGTTCTACCACTTTCTGTAGGGAAGGGATATACCTTTGACATATATACAGATCAAGCCATTTATCGAACAAACCCTGAAATTGTTAAAAGAAGCAGGGAAGGGAACTTATTTTTACTTCATATTAAAATAGATGTTGATGATATGCGAAAGATTCAGCGAAGGAATTATTTCAGGATAGATTGCCTAGTACCCATAAAAATCACAGACTATATTATTGAGGGACCTAAAAAAGAACTCATCAATGACTTACCTGAAGAGGCGGTTATTGTAAATATAAGTGGTGGTGGCTTTAAATTCTTAACAAAGAATCAATATGAAAAAGGTACAACAATTAAGTTACAAATGGAATTAGAAATAAGAGATGAGTTAGTAGAAGTGTTTGTAGAGGGGACAGTTATTGATTCTGAATCCTTGTATGATGCCAGTAAACGATATGTGAATCGAGTAAAAATTATTAATATTTCACCTAGACATCGTGAGCAAATCATTCGGTATGTTTTCGAACAACAAGTTAAACAGAAGGGCAAATAA
- a CDS encoding MinD/ParA family protein, giving the protein MLDQATRLRQMMKENKTTRVNNNMKIITVTSGKGGVGKSNFVANLAISLQRMGKRTVILDADFGFANIDVILNTVARNSFIDLIKKNMPITEVLTSGPEGVQFISGAYDVHKLQNVQDKEYENLISGFNQLAENADVLIIDTGAGLQNTALRFMSISDDIVVVTTPDPTAITDAYSLIKSLIAEKVYNEKKMKLHLITNMVDHHKESEEVFLRLNTAITRFLDIRINPLGYIPFDKHLRSSVKQQSPVTIAAPNSKASKSIHDIATELIETAETNQEQKSIKSIVKSILGIRI; this is encoded by the coding sequence GTGCTTGATCAAGCTACTCGGTTACGTCAAATGATGAAAGAAAATAAGACAACTAGGGTAAACAACAACATGAAAATCATTACTGTTACCAGTGGCAAAGGTGGTGTAGGTAAATCTAATTTTGTAGCAAATCTAGCTATAAGCCTTCAGCGTATGGGGAAAAGAACAGTTATTTTAGATGCGGACTTTGGTTTCGCTAATATTGATGTTATCCTCAACACTGTTGCTCGTAATAGTTTTATAGATTTGATTAAAAAGAATATGCCAATTACAGAAGTATTAACATCAGGACCAGAAGGAGTTCAATTTATATCAGGTGCATACGATGTTCATAAACTTCAAAACGTTCAAGATAAAGAATATGAAAATTTGATAAGTGGTTTTAATCAGCTAGCTGAGAATGCAGATGTTTTAATAATTGATACTGGAGCAGGCTTGCAAAATACAGCACTTCGTTTTATGAGTATATCTGATGATATTGTTGTTGTAACGACGCCTGATCCTACAGCCATTACTGATGCCTATTCTCTAATAAAATCTTTAATCGCTGAAAAAGTTTATAATGAAAAAAAAATGAAGTTACATCTTATAACTAATATGGTGGATCATCACAAAGAGTCTGAAGAAGTCTTTTTAAGACTCAATACAGCTATTACTAGATTTCTTGATATTCGAATAAATCCTTTAGGATATATTCCATTTGACAAGCATTTAAGAAGCTCTGTGAAGCAACAATCTCCAGTGACTATAGCAGCTCCAAATAGTAAAGCTTCAAAATCAATTCATGACATTGCAACAGAATTAATCGAAACAGCAGAAACTAATCAAGAACAGAAATCAATTAAATCCATAGTTAAGAGCATTCTTGGTATTAGAATTTAA
- the flhF gene encoding flagellar biosynthesis protein FlhF, with translation MNIKKYTASTEKQAIEQVKLDLGLDAVILNIKKIEPKGFKRFFVKSSVEVLAAVEEQDKNTDDNIPMQSENFTNLEKKLDRLENIMSEKLIQVEKSLKNDDNNIKYKNEVVELIYNHLKEKNVDDDLALMLIKGIESRDMNDVVTTIYKRIIKLLDEPEIIKPSSDQKVIIFVGTTGVGKTTTIAKVAAELLINQNKTIGLITTDTYRIAAVEQLKTYSKILNLPVEVAYSSTDLRESIQHFNDKDIVLIDTAGASQKNEDQFNDTIKMINTLSEMEIYLVISLTTKYEDMIDIVERYSYFGNIKIIFSKLDETNGIGSILNIKSKYGVKLSYITTGQNVPDDIEVVDPHHIAKLLLGGDFGA, from the coding sequence GAACCAAAGGGCTTTAAGCGTTTTTTTGTCAAATCTTCAGTCGAAGTTCTAGCTGCTGTAGAGGAACAGGATAAGAATACAGATGACAATATACCTATGCAATCAGAAAATTTTACAAATTTGGAAAAGAAATTAGACAGATTAGAAAATATTATGAGTGAAAAGCTAATTCAGGTGGAGAAATCCTTAAAAAATGACGATAATAATATAAAATATAAAAATGAGGTCGTAGAATTAATTTACAATCACCTCAAAGAAAAAAATGTTGATGATGATTTAGCTTTAATGTTAATTAAAGGCATTGAGTCACGAGATATGAATGATGTTGTAACAACAATTTATAAAAGAATCATTAAATTGCTAGATGAGCCTGAAATAATCAAACCCTCTTCAGATCAGAAGGTTATTATCTTTGTAGGGACAACTGGTGTTGGGAAAACAACAACCATTGCTAAAGTAGCTGCTGAGCTTCTAATTAATCAAAATAAAACAATAGGATTGATCACAACAGATACCTATCGAATAGCGGCAGTTGAGCAATTAAAAACTTATTCAAAAATACTAAACCTCCCTGTTGAAGTAGCGTATTCTAGTACTGACTTACGCGAATCTATTCAACATTTTAATGATAAAGATATTGTATTAATCGATACTGCTGGAGCTTCTCAGAAGAATGAGGATCAATTTAATGATACAATTAAAATGATTAATACATTAAGTGAAATGGAGATATATTTAGTTATTAGTTTAACAACTAAGTATGAAGATATGATAGACATTGTGGAACGCTACAGTTATTTTGGTAACATAAAAATTATCTTTTCCAAATTGGATGAAACGAATGGAATAGGTAGTATTTTAAATATTAAGAGTAAGTATGGTGTCAAACTATCTTACATTACAACAGGCCAAAATGTACCTGATGATATAGAAGTAGTCGATCCCCATCACATTGCAAAGCTTTTATTAGGAGGCGATTTTGGTGCTTGA